The following proteins are encoded in a genomic region of bacterium:
- a CDS encoding ATP-binding protein, giving the protein MDRVVRRVLGLVLARLAEEPVVALQGPRTVGKSTLLGEVAARHGVAVIDLDEPAVRDAVRADPGTFTAGAPPVCIDEFQKAPVVLDAIKAELNRRLGPGRFVLCGSTRFDALPRAAQALTGRIHVIDLLPFSQGEMDGRVEGFLAVAMTTPDLLVSARRSATSRDDYIERICRGGLPLAVARQAESRNRWIDDYVRVSLARDVTELARIRQGALLPALLRRLAAQTGQVLNMATAGRGAGLDPRTAETYTKLLEDLFLVRRLGAWGRTLRARTAATPKIHVLDSGVAARLLGLSPARLGRLDPAALSEFGHLLETFVVGELLKQASWTGDIAGVGHWRTHDGHEVDLVIEHHDGSVTAFEVKSAARVTTRDLRGLRTLRDALGEGFNSGIVLHTGELTYRLDDRIIVAPIDLLWSEHR; this is encoded by the coding sequence ATGGATCGTGTCGTGCGTCGTGTGCTGGGGCTGGTGCTGGCTCGGCTTGCTGAGGAGCCGGTGGTTGCGCTGCAGGGGCCGCGCACGGTCGGTAAGTCGACGCTGCTGGGTGAGGTCGCCGCCCGGCACGGCGTCGCGGTAATCGACCTCGATGAGCCGGCGGTGCGTGACGCGGTGAGGGCGGATCCGGGAACCTTCACAGCAGGTGCGCCGCCCGTGTGCATCGACGAGTTCCAGAAGGCTCCCGTGGTGCTCGACGCCATCAAGGCCGAACTCAACAGGCGCCTGGGGCCCGGCCGCTTCGTCCTCTGTGGCTCGACCCGATTCGACGCGCTGCCCCGTGCCGCGCAGGCCCTCACGGGACGTATCCACGTCATCGATCTGCTGCCGTTCTCCCAGGGAGAGATGGACGGTCGCGTGGAGGGCTTCCTTGCCGTGGCGATGACCACGCCCGACCTGCTGGTGAGTGCGCGTCGCTCGGCGACGAGCCGCGACGATTACATCGAACGGATCTGCCGCGGCGGGCTGCCGCTGGCCGTCGCCCGGCAGGCCGAGTCCCGCAATCGCTGGATCGATGACTACGTACGCGTCTCTCTGGCCCGCGACGTGACGGAGTTGGCGAGAATCCGCCAGGGGGCGCTGCTGCCGGCGCTGCTGCGGCGCCTCGCCGCGCAGACGGGGCAGGTCCTCAACATGGCCACTGCCGGCAGGGGTGCGGGTCTCGACCCCCGCACTGCCGAGACTTACACCAAGCTGCTGGAGGATCTGTTCCTCGTGCGGCGTCTGGGAGCGTGGGGGCGCACTCTGCGGGCGCGCACCGCCGCGACCCCGAAGATTCACGTTCTCGACAGCGGTGTGGCGGCGCGGCTGCTGGGTCTGAGCCCGGCGAGGTTGGGGCGGCTCGATCCGGCTGCGCTGAGCGAGTTCGGGCACCTGCTGGAGACCTTCGTCGTGGGCGAACTCCTCAAGCAGGCGTCCTGGACCGGCGACATCGCCGGCGTCGGCCATTGGCGGACCCACGACGGCCACGAGGTCGATCTCGTCATCGAGCACCACGACGGCTCGGTCACCGCGTTCGAGGTCAAGTCCGCCGCACGGGTCACCACGCGGGACCTCCGGGGCCTGCGAACCCTCCGGGATGCCCTAGGGGAGGGATTCAACAGCGGGATCGTCCTGCACACCGGCGAACTCACCTACCGACTCGACGACCGGATCATCGTCGCGCCCATCGACCTGCTGTGGAGCGAGCACCGCTGA
- a CDS encoding DUF488 domain-containing protein, producing the protein MIATIVSVGYQGRSVDELIDVLRAGAVKLLVDVRLNPISRKAGFSKNPLSQALAEAGIRYRHERSLGNPRDNRDPFDRERCEAYLVANGSEVLAEIMELARSTRIALLCYERQHRDCHRSCILDVAAQQHAVRVLKS; encoded by the coding sequence GTGATCGCAACGATCGTTTCGGTCGGCTACCAGGGGCGCAGCGTCGACGAGTTGATCGACGTGCTCCGGGCCGGCGCGGTGAAGCTTCTCGTCGATGTCCGTCTGAACCCGATCTCGCGCAAGGCGGGATTCTCCAAGAACCCGCTGAGCCAGGCCCTCGCCGAAGCCGGCATCCGGTACCGCCACGAGCGGTCGCTCGGGAACCCCCGGGACAACCGTGACCCGTTCGACCGGGAGCGGTGCGAGGCCTATCTAGTGGCGAACGGCTCCGAGGTGCTTGCCGAGATCATGGAGTTGGCCAGGTCCACCCGGATCGCCCTGCTGTGCTACGAGCGCCAACACCGCGACTGCCACCGCTCGTGCATCCTGGATGTCGCCGCGCAGCAGCACGCCGTCCGTGTGCTGAAGTCGTGA
- a CDS encoding PIN domain nuclease produces MARATFLADTSVLARLSKLAVATAVSPLIFDGDVAVCAPVVFELGFSARNGADHEALLSRMDAFESVPVTDGAHRRSIDIQGRLAEQGGHRAISLVDALVAAVAESRDLTVLHYDADFEAIARITGQAHRWAAERGTAD; encoded by the coding sequence GTGGCACGGGCCACCTTCCTGGCCGACACGAGCGTCCTCGCCCGCCTCTCCAAGCTGGCGGTGGCGACTGCGGTGTCCCCGTTGATCTTCGACGGGGACGTGGCCGTCTGCGCGCCTGTGGTCTTCGAGCTCGGATTCAGCGCCCGGAACGGCGCGGATCACGAAGCGTTGCTGAGCCGGATGGACGCCTTCGAGTCGGTTCCGGTCACCGACGGCGCCCATCGACGATCCATCGACATCCAGGGCCGGCTCGCCGAGCAGGGCGGACACCGGGCGATCTCGCTGGTGGACGCCCTCGTGGCCGCTGTCGCGGAGAGCCGTGACCTGACGGTGCTGCACTACGACGCCGACTTCGAGGCCATTGCCCGCATCACCGGCCAAGCCCACCGCTGGGCGGCGGAGCGGGGCACGGCGGATTGA
- a CDS encoding DUF4143 domain-containing protein, translated as MNEDLGPTGYLPRVVDAEMRDALAAAPAVLIEGPRACGKTSTAKRFAASEQLLDATVSARLAANVDPAVLLEGTPPRLLDEWQLAPGIWNPMRRACDDRGRPGQFILTGSADPPDDITRHSGTGRVLRVRMRPMSLFESGESSGSVSLARLFEVGRRGAGDSGHRLGDIMEMACRGGWPNLVRTTADQATSLRLLRGYLDEISRTDVSRVDGVSRSPAGVRRLLESLARNTASEASFTTLAADTAGEDGEDADIGPVHRLTVASYVAALERLFVIEDLPAWKPHIMSRAQLRGSSKRHLADPSLAAAALASTVEAVMVDLRFAGQLFESLVVRDLRIYGQATGCELSHYRDSNGLEVDAIVRRPDGRWLAAEIKLGGEAGINRAVRSLRRLADNIDTDRTAQPSRLLVITAGGYGYEHPDGATVVPITALGP; from the coding sequence GTGAACGAGGATCTTGGACCGACCGGTTACCTCCCGCGTGTCGTGGACGCCGAGATGCGGGACGCGCTGGCCGCCGCGCCTGCGGTGCTGATCGAGGGTCCCCGGGCCTGCGGCAAGACCTCGACCGCCAAACGGTTCGCGGCCAGCGAGCAACTGCTGGACGCAACTGTGAGTGCCCGGCTGGCGGCCAACGTGGACCCCGCGGTGCTGCTGGAGGGCACACCGCCGCGCCTGCTCGACGAGTGGCAACTGGCACCGGGCATCTGGAACCCGATGCGGCGGGCGTGCGACGACCGGGGGCGGCCGGGACAGTTCATCCTGACCGGGTCCGCCGACCCGCCCGACGACATCACCCGCCACTCCGGCACCGGGCGGGTGCTGCGCGTGCGGATGCGCCCCATGAGCCTGTTCGAGTCCGGCGAATCCAGCGGGAGCGTCTCGCTCGCACGCCTCTTCGAAGTCGGCCGGCGAGGCGCCGGCGACTCCGGGCACCGCCTCGGCGACATCATGGAGATGGCCTGCCGCGGCGGGTGGCCGAACCTTGTCAGAACCACCGCCGACCAGGCCACGTCGCTGCGCCTGCTGCGGGGCTATCTCGACGAGATCAGCCGCACTGACGTCTCCCGCGTCGACGGCGTCTCCCGCAGCCCCGCAGGCGTCCGGCGCCTCCTGGAGTCCCTGGCGCGCAACACCGCCTCCGAGGCCAGCTTCACGACCCTCGCAGCCGACACCGCCGGCGAGGACGGCGAGGACGCCGACATCGGGCCGGTCCACCGTCTCACGGTCGCCTCGTACGTGGCGGCACTCGAGCGCCTGTTCGTGATCGAGGACCTACCGGCATGGAAGCCGCACATCATGTCGCGCGCCCAACTGCGGGGATCCTCGAAGCGCCATCTGGCGGACCCGTCACTGGCCGCCGCGGCGCTGGCCTCCACCGTCGAAGCGGTCATGGTCGACCTTCGGTTCGCCGGACAACTCTTCGAGTCGTTGGTCGTCCGCGACCTGCGCATCTACGGCCAGGCCACCGGCTGCGAGCTGTCCCACTACCGGGACAGCAACGGACTCGAGGTGGACGCAATCGTGAGGCGACCCGACGGCCGCTGGCTGGCCGCGGAGATCAAGCTCGGCGGCGAGGCCGGCATCAACAGAGCCGTCCGATCGCTCAGGCGCCTAGCCGACAACATCGACACCGATCGCACAGCCCAACCGTCCCGCTTGCTGGTGATCACCGCGGGCGGCTACGGCTACGAACACCCCGACGGCGCCACAGTCGTACCCATCACTGCGCTCGGTCCCTGA
- a CDS encoding pyridoxamine 5'-phosphate oxidase family protein — MGESDAAGGAGPASARTRVRRGAPRARYERDEVLGILDAGLIAHVGVTTPDGPLVLPMAYGRDEERLYLHGAAANHLLGTGEGGEICVTVTHLDGLVMARTPFHNSMNYRSVVVRGKAARIDGEERKRYALQLITDHVVANWDTSRPPSGIDLRRTLVLELPLAEASAKVRTGDPIDEPEDIAGPWWAGVVPVSTRFEAPVVSADYTGDAGPPAAVADLAGRSPDDRAPPARR, encoded by the coding sequence ATGGGTGAGTCAGACGCTGCTGGCGGGGCTGGGCCGGCTTCGGCGCGGACTCGGGTTCGACGGGGTGCGCCGCGGGCCCGGTATGAGCGGGACGAGGTGCTGGGGATCCTGGATGCCGGGCTGATCGCGCATGTGGGGGTGACGACGCCCGATGGGCCGCTGGTGCTGCCGATGGCGTACGGGCGGGACGAGGAGCGGCTTTACCTGCACGGCGCCGCCGCGAACCATCTGCTCGGCACGGGGGAGGGCGGGGAGATCTGCGTCACCGTCACGCACCTGGACGGGCTGGTGATGGCCCGCACGCCGTTCCACAACTCGATGAACTATCGCTCGGTGGTGGTGCGAGGGAAGGCCGCGCGCATCGACGGCGAGGAGCGCAAGCGCTACGCCCTGCAGCTCATCACCGACCACGTCGTGGCCAACTGGGACACGTCCCGGCCGCCGTCGGGGATCGACCTGCGGCGGACTCTGGTGCTGGAGCTGCCGCTGGCGGAGGCGTCGGCCAAGGTGCGCACCGGCGACCCGATCGACGAGCCCGAGGACATCGCCGGGCCGTGGTGGGCCGGTGTGGTGCCCGTCAGCACCCGCTTCGAGGCGCCGGTGGTCTCCGCCGACTACACCGGTGACGCCGGGCCGCCGGCGGCGGTCGCGGATCTCGCCGGTCGCAGCCCCGACGACCGGGCGCCACCAGCCCGTAGGTAG
- a CDS encoding adenosine deaminase family protein produces MRFGGTVELHLHMDICMSFEAVASLDPSVDADAYRRDFVGPERFDSLVSFLASTGRHIDLLQTERGLRTCMRDLRAQLAADDALHAEPRFAPLQHLEGDLTAREAVEIVVEEARDWQRDGLSCAVILCTLRHYSEAESIQTAELATALHSEDLPVAFDLAGDEAGYPLATHLRAFEIVRGAGAPFTVHAGEAVGAESVAEVLDCLQPRRISHGVRSIEDPAVVARLVREGVHLEACPSSNVQTSTAPSIAEHPIDALAAAGVSIGISTDQRGITDTTLTNEMRLLVDAFGWDRAVLARRQLDALEAAFVTEPKRARLRERLVASWA; encoded by the coding sequence GTGAGGTTCGGTGGCACTGTCGAGTTGCACCTGCACATGGACATCTGCATGTCCTTCGAGGCGGTGGCGTCGCTGGACCCGAGCGTCGACGCCGACGCGTACCGGCGAGACTTCGTCGGCCCGGAGCGGTTCGATTCGCTCGTCTCGTTCCTGGCGTCGACCGGCCGCCACATCGACCTGTTGCAGACCGAGCGCGGGCTGCGGACCTGCATGCGCGACCTGCGAGCGCAACTGGCGGCCGACGATGCGCTGCACGCCGAGCCGCGGTTCGCTCCCCTGCAGCACCTCGAGGGCGACCTCACTGCCCGTGAGGCGGTCGAGATCGTGGTCGAGGAGGCGCGCGACTGGCAGCGGGACGGGCTGAGCTGCGCGGTCATCCTCTGCACGCTCCGCCACTACAGCGAGGCCGAGAGCATCCAGACCGCAGAGCTCGCCACGGCGCTGCACAGCGAGGACCTGCCTGTGGCTTTCGACCTGGCCGGAGACGAGGCCGGCTACCCGCTGGCGACCCATCTGCGGGCCTTCGAGATCGTGCGTGGGGCCGGTGCGCCCTTCACGGTCCACGCCGGGGAGGCGGTCGGCGCCGAGAGCGTGGCAGAGGTGCTCGACTGCCTGCAGCCCCGGCGGATCAGCCACGGCGTCCGGTCGATCGAGGACCCCGCCGTGGTGGCCCGCCTGGTGCGCGAGGGCGTACACCTGGAGGCCTGCCCTTCCTCCAACGTGCAGACCAGCACGGCGCCGTCCATCGCCGAGCACCCCATCGACGCGCTCGCGGCGGCGGGCGTCTCGATCGGCATCTCCACCGACCAGCGGGGCATCACCGACACCACCCTCACCAACGAGATGCGCCTCCTCGTCGACGCCTTCGGGTGGGACCGGGCGGTGCTGGCACGCCGCCAACTGGACGCGCTGGAAGCCGCGTTCGTGACCGAGCCGAAGCGCGCCCGGCTGCGGGAGCGGCTCGTGGCGAGCTGGGCCTAG
- a CDS encoding PIN domain nuclease, with amino-acid sequence MARATFLADTSVFAGLSKPAVAAAVSPLIFDGDVAVCAPVVFELGFSARSGVDHEALLSRMDAFESVPVTDGDHQRSIDIQGRLAEQGAHRAVSLVDALVAAVAESRDLTVLHYDGDFETIARITGQPHRWAVERGTAD; translated from the coding sequence GTGGCACGGGCCACCTTCCTGGCTGACACAAGCGTCTTCGCCGGGCTGTCCAAGCCGGCGGTGGCGGCTGCGGTGTCCCCGTTGATCTTCGACGGGGACGTGGCCGTCTGCGCGCCTGTGGTCTTCGAGCTCGGATTCAGCGCTCGGAGCGGAGTGGATCACGAAGCGTTGCTGAGCCGGATGGATGCCTTCGAGTCGGTTCCCGTCACCGACGGTGACCATCAACGATCCATCGACATCCAGGGTCGGCTAGCCGAGCAGGGAGCACACCGGGCGGTCTCCCTGGTCGACGCTCTCGTGGCCGCCGTTGCGGAGAGCCGTGACCTGACGGTGCTGCACTATGACGGCGACTTCGAGACCATCGCTCGGATCACCGGCCAGCCCCACCGCTGGGCCGTCGAGCGAGGCACAGCGGACTGA
- a CDS encoding ABC transporter permease subunit, protein MRRHRTRILQVASVAVALAAWEVVGRLGLSSALPPFHSVAATLRHLVTDERFLDGMVSTVLAIVIAFPLTVVAGVLLGVAMAVARPARWSLDPYLTLGLSLPLVSVIPVIISIFGLGRPTIMAVIVVYTLPVLVLNTAAGIGGVDPEQVAMAHSFEAAWPLMLRRVMLPAALPLVVAGIRLAAGRAVKGAIIAEQIVGLIGLGGIIQRYGGAFAVEELYAAILFIGVGGALVVFAIGRLERRVVVA, encoded by the coding sequence TTGAGGAGGCATCGCACCCGCATCCTCCAGGTCGCCTCGGTCGCCGTCGCGCTGGCGGCCTGGGAGGTCGTCGGCCGGCTCGGCCTCTCCTCGGCGCTGCCGCCGTTCCACTCGGTGGCCGCTACCCTCCGCCACCTGGTGACCGACGAGCGCTTTCTCGACGGGATGGTCTCGACGGTGTTGGCCATCGTGATCGCATTCCCTCTCACCGTCGTGGCCGGCGTGTTGCTCGGTGTGGCCATGGCCGTGGCGCGACCGGCCCGCTGGTCGCTGGACCCCTACCTCACGCTCGGCCTCTCGCTCCCGCTCGTCAGCGTGATCCCCGTGATCATCAGCATCTTCGGTCTGGGCCGGCCGACCATCATGGCGGTCATCGTCGTCTACACGCTGCCCGTGCTCGTCCTCAACACCGCAGCGGGCATCGGCGGCGTCGACCCCGAGCAGGTGGCCATGGCCCACTCGTTCGAGGCGGCATGGCCCCTCATGCTGCGCCGGGTCATGCTCCCGGCCGCGTTGCCACTGGTCGTCGCCGGCATCCGCCTGGCAGCGGGACGCGCCGTCAAGGGCGCCATCATCGCCGAGCAGATCGTGGGCCTCATCGGCCTGGGCGGGATCATCCAGCGCTACGGCGGCGCCTTCGCCGTCGAGGAGCTGTACGCGGCCATCCTGTTCATCGGCGTGGGAGGCGCACTCGTCGTCTTCGCCATCGGACGCCTCGAACGACGCGTCGTCGTGGCGTGA
- a CDS encoding ABC transporter ATP-binding protein: protein MIELRNVGMTFERDGEPFQALGDVTFTIDDGQFTTIIGPSGCGKTTLLKIIAGLLRPTAGTVAVDGEVVDGPGPNRALVFQNFVLLPWATVLDNAAFGLEARGMKKEERHRVAAEQLARVGLVGFENHYPRELSGGMQQRVGIARALAVDPANLLMDEPFGALDALTRQLMQKDLLALWQDSEPRTAAFVTHSMDEAVFLSDRVVLMNTRPGRIEEIIDVPFGRPRQHEITSSAEYNEFTNLLWSKLEGMQRIDMESREGPA from the coding sequence GTGATCGAGCTGCGCAATGTCGGCATGACCTTCGAGCGCGACGGCGAACCGTTCCAGGCCCTCGGCGACGTGACCTTCACCATCGACGACGGCCAGTTCACCACGATCATCGGCCCGTCGGGATGCGGCAAGACCACGCTGCTGAAGATCATCGCCGGCCTCCTCAGGCCCACTGCCGGCACCGTCGCCGTGGACGGCGAGGTCGTGGACGGGCCCGGGCCCAACCGGGCCCTCGTGTTCCAGAACTTCGTCCTGCTCCCGTGGGCCACGGTTCTCGACAACGCCGCCTTCGGCCTCGAGGCCCGCGGCATGAAGAAGGAGGAGCGCCACCGCGTGGCCGCCGAGCAGCTGGCCCGCGTGGGCCTGGTGGGCTTCGAGAACCACTACCCGCGGGAACTCTCCGGCGGCATGCAGCAGAGGGTCGGCATAGCCCGCGCCCTGGCGGTCGATCCAGCCAACCTGCTCATGGACGAGCCTTTCGGGGCGCTCGACGCCCTGACCCGCCAGCTGATGCAGAAGGACCTCCTCGCCCTCTGGCAGGACTCCGAACCGCGGACGGCCGCGTTCGTCACCCACAGCATGGACGAGGCGGTCTTCCTGTCCGACAGGGTCGTGCTGATGAACACCCGGCCAGGTCGCATCGAGGAGATCATCGACGTCCCGTTCGGGCGCCCCCGCCAACACGAGATCACCTCGAGCGCCGAGTACAACGAGTTCACCAACCTCCTGTGGTCCAAGCTCGAAGGCATGCAGCGGATCGACATGGAGTCCAGGGAGGGTCCGGCTTGA
- a CDS encoding ABC transporter permease subunit has product MADQPTQLPGQATAERPRAAALRARVAGHGPRLVVGVLSVIVGLLAWDIYTRTAGDQLFTPTVPSIASAFWDLIREREFWASYATTLEPFFYGWASALVLGLTLGLVMGLSRPVTTVSMPHLGFFNTLPVSTLVPVVVIVFGIDLVARSAVVFLFAIVEVTLTTASGVRFVDRDLMDMGRSFGLRRIRRLTRIILPGAAPGIAAAVRVGTGRAVVGMVVMELLLVSVGVGKLISRSRDLFQAPRLYAVVVSLAIFALAVHALMQALERRTQRWRGAAA; this is encoded by the coding sequence GTGGCCGACCAACCGACACAACTTCCCGGCCAGGCCACGGCGGAGAGGCCGCGCGCTGCGGCGCTCCGAGCGCGCGTGGCCGGCCACGGGCCGCGCCTGGTCGTCGGCGTGCTGTCGGTGATAGTCGGGCTGCTGGCATGGGACATCTACACGCGCACGGCGGGTGACCAGCTCTTCACCCCCACGGTCCCGTCGATCGCGTCCGCCTTCTGGGATCTGATCCGTGAGCGCGAGTTCTGGGCGTCGTACGCCACGACGCTCGAGCCGTTCTTCTACGGGTGGGCCTCCGCGCTGGTCCTGGGCCTGACGCTGGGCCTCGTCATGGGCCTCAGCAGGCCCGTCACGACGGTGTCGATGCCGCACCTGGGCTTCTTCAACACCCTGCCGGTCTCCACGCTGGTACCGGTCGTGGTGATCGTGTTCGGCATCGACCTGGTGGCCCGCTCCGCCGTCGTGTTCCTCTTCGCCATCGTCGAGGTCACCCTCACCACCGCCTCAGGTGTGCGGTTCGTCGACAGGGACCTCATGGACATGGGTCGATCGTTCGGCCTGCGGCGCATCAGGCGGCTGACGCGCATCATCCTCCCCGGAGCGGCCCCGGGCATCGCCGCGGCGGTCCGGGTGGGAACCGGGCGCGCCGTCGTCGGCATGGTCGTCATGGAGCTGCTGCTGGTCTCGGTCGGCGTGGGCAAGCTCATCAGCCGGAGCCGGGACCTCTTCCAGGCGCCCCGGCTCTACGCCGTCGTGGTCTCCCTGGCGATCTTCGCGCTCGCCGTCCACGCACTCATGCAGGCGCTCGAGCGGCGCACGCAACGATGGAGAGGAGCGGCGGCGTGA
- a CDS encoding ABC transporter substrate-binding protein: protein MLAVALLGAACGDDDEDVSLVAVAGSSEDFISLVSTAAWEILAEEGIIVEQRFLEDASTAIQAVTRGDAQIANNIGVNVGVPAVEAGANIVDVVATQRPTWALAVAPDINSFADLEGKRLAVHGEASFTRAVSQYFSRLHGFTYEELIIPGSEVRAEALAQGQIDASVIDLPDIVQLAKTYPGKFKVLSTIGEEFPELIEQDMWLDREWAEDNPELATSVVEAVVAAMRKLTADSDYALQLAEERLPEMDSDVLEELVVEYSERGLWPADGLLTPARALDTLQFFNDVEEIDIAVPTDDAGLAKYFDFSYLRSALSELDG from the coding sequence GTGCTTGCCGTCGCCTTACTGGGCGCAGCCTGTGGGGACGACGACGAGGACGTCAGCCTGGTCGCGGTCGCCGGTTCGAGTGAGGACTTCATCTCACTCGTCTCCACGGCCGCCTGGGAGATCCTCGCCGAAGAGGGCATCATCGTCGAGCAACGGTTCCTCGAGGATGCGTCGACCGCCATCCAGGCCGTGACGCGGGGCGACGCTCAGATCGCCAACAACATCGGCGTCAATGTCGGCGTTCCCGCCGTCGAAGCGGGGGCGAACATCGTCGACGTCGTCGCCACGCAGCGACCCACGTGGGCCCTCGCCGTCGCACCCGACATCAACTCGTTCGCCGACCTCGAGGGCAAACGCCTGGCCGTGCACGGCGAGGCCTCGTTCACCCGGGCCGTGTCGCAGTACTTCAGCAGGCTGCACGGCTTCACGTACGAGGAGCTGATCATTCCGGGCTCGGAGGTGCGCGCCGAAGCGCTGGCGCAGGGTCAGATCGACGCGTCCGTCATCGACCTGCCCGACATCGTGCAGCTCGCCAAGACGTACCCCGGCAAGTTCAAGGTGCTCAGCACAATCGGCGAGGAGTTCCCCGAGCTCATCGAGCAGGACATGTGGCTGGATCGCGAGTGGGCCGAGGACAACCCCGAACTCGCCACCAGCGTCGTCGAGGCCGTCGTGGCGGCGATGCGCAAGCTCACCGCGGACAGCGACTACGCGCTGCAGCTGGCCGAGGAACGGCTCCCCGAGATGGACAGCGACGTCCTCGAAGAGCTCGTCGTCGAGTACTCCGAGCGAGGTCTCTGGCCCGCCGACGGGTTGCTGACCCCGGCCCGGGCGCTGGACACGCTGCAGTTCTTCAACGACGTGGAGGAGATCGACATCGCGGTGCCGACCGATGACGCCGGCCTGGCGAAGTACTTCGACTTCTCGTACCTCCGGTCTGCGCTGAGCGAACTGGACGGCTGA
- a CDS encoding PD-(D/E)XK nuclease family protein, with protein sequence MSDDAPAPELNAAQRQVLDRLRRPAAERPSFEADLATRLRAELESGLVDVAEAVDPVAPLFVGKRELAGVFGCEASFRHDEEQLFAWNPPMATGAVAHKAIELGLNWHAPAAPTDLVDAALDSLTRGDSGLADWLHRCAEVERADLRSLAVSRVAAFWEGWPPLLPQWRPTTESRCRVELCDGRIQLNGKYDLTLGTPDGRRAGKVIVDLKAGRRHTHTHREDLRFYALLETLKLGTPPRTLATYYLESAQIDIEEVDENLLDVALRRTVDGIRRYAELHGHLGPPAEPLKRPGPPCRWCALRDDCAEGQEYLAEADDDR encoded by the coding sequence GTGAGCGACGACGCGCCGGCGCCCGAACTGAACGCCGCCCAGCGGCAGGTCCTCGACCGGCTGCGGCGGCCGGCTGCCGAACGTCCCAGCTTCGAGGCCGACCTGGCCACCCGCCTCCGGGCGGAACTCGAGAGCGGTCTGGTCGACGTGGCCGAGGCGGTCGACCCCGTTGCGCCCCTGTTCGTCGGCAAGCGAGAGCTGGCAGGTGTGTTCGGCTGCGAGGCCTCGTTCCGCCACGACGAGGAGCAACTGTTCGCCTGGAACCCGCCGATGGCCACCGGCGCGGTCGCCCACAAGGCCATCGAGTTGGGCCTCAACTGGCACGCGCCCGCCGCGCCCACCGACCTCGTCGACGCCGCCCTCGACTCGCTCACCAGGGGCGACAGCGGTCTGGCGGACTGGCTGCACCGCTGCGCCGAGGTCGAGCGGGCCGACCTGCGCAGCCTCGCCGTCAGCCGCGTGGCGGCCTTCTGGGAAGGCTGGCCACCGCTGCTGCCCCAGTGGCGGCCCACCACCGAGTCTCGCTGCCGGGTTGAGCTCTGCGACGGCCGCATCCAGCTCAACGGCAAGTACGACCTCACCCTCGGCACCCCCGACGGCCGGCGCGCCGGCAAGGTCATCGTCGACCTCAAGGCCGGGCGCCGCCACACCCACACGCACCGCGAGGATCTGCGCTTCTACGCCCTGCTGGAGACCCTCAAGCTGGGCACCCCGCCGCGCACCCTGGCCACCTACTACCTCGAGTCCGCCCAGATCGACATCGAGGAGGTCGACGAGAACCTCCTGGATGTGGCCCTGCGCCGCACCGTCGACGGCATCCGACGCTACGCCGAGTTGCACGGCCACCTCGGCCCGCCGGCCGAACCGCTCAAGCGACCCGGACCGCCCTGCCGCTGGTGCGCCCTCCGCGACGACTGCGCCGAGGGCCAGGAGTACCTCGCGGAAGCTGACGACGACCGCTGA